A window from Phalacrocorax aristotelis chromosome 5, bGulAri2.1, whole genome shotgun sequence encodes these proteins:
- the SPTB gene encoding spectrin beta chain, erythrocytic isoform X6, which translates to MTSANDYEQLELQQHYSRINVRWDASDDELDNDNSSARLFERSRIKALADEREAVQKKTFTKWVNSHLARVTCRISDLYMDLRDGRVLIKLLEVLSGELLPKPTKGRMRIHCLENVDKALQFLKEQRVHLENMGSHDIVDGNHRLVLGLIWTIILRFQIQDIIMQTQEGEETRSARDALLLWCQMKTAGYSHVNVTNFTSSWKDGLAFNALIHRHRPELFDFQNLTKSNARHNLEHAFSVAERHLGITPLLDPEDVFTENPDEKSIITYVVAFYHYFSKMRLLEVEGRRLGKVIEHAKETERMIEGYGGLASTLLTWIEQTIASLNSRSFANSLAGVQHQLQAFSTYRTVEKPPKFQEKGNLEVLLFTIQSRMRANNQRVYTPHEGRLVSDINRAWEQLEKAEHERELALRTELIRQEKLEQLARRFDRKAAMREAWLSENQRLVAQDNFGQDLPAVEAAKKKHEAIETDTAAYKERVQAIEAVAKELEVEGYHDIQRINGRKDNILRLWEQLLELLAARRQRLEMNLVLQYLFQEMLHSIDWMDEVKVRLGSPESGKHLLEAEELLQTHQLLERDMALQAEKTRAISAAALRFADAEGYRPCDPKVIRDRVSHLELRQQELQVLASQRRALLEQSRSLWTCLWELDEAESWIKEQEQLYSSLDFGKDLPGVLLLQRRHAAFEAELRSRGGRLERALAAGEGLVAAGWAAGRLRERGAAVRALWAQLEELAAFRQRGLSASEGFFQFQAEVEELAEGLRDARRRAAAEELGQDEYRTRALLRQHQELLEEIAAAQEQLDGLAQQAEGFSPELRAGPEAQSRLVALRELHADVAALAERRGRQLQDALDLYTVFGESDACHLWMGSKETWLGQLEVPQVLEDLDVAQHRLDGLEQETAAVASQIAAVNQAADGLLASGHPRSPQVRQCQEKLNERWDRFRELVSKRHRAVGSALRLLNYRLECEETRQWLLSKARAVEATAELGRDLAGVLATQRKLYGIERELAVAEGRLATLRSQADRLAEERPEVAQEVAERLSAVTAAWEELQKALQEQAASLGEAGQLRRFLQDLDDFQAWLFGAQKAVAAADEVPASLAEAEDLLQRHEVARRDAEGHAAAFTALVESGERVVGEQADPQYEGLRQRLRGVEAGWAALGRMAEARHGFLVQCRGFQEFLRDAKQAEILLTNQEYTLAHLELPTTLEGSATNLRRFQEFCAGMESSAEKVPEAVASGTKLVAEGNIFSEKVAEKCQALQERHEAVTAKAEEAATLLQDNHELQTFLQNCRELDAWVEEKMLTVQDASYGEARGLHGKWQKHQAFMAELAANQGWLEKIEMEGKELVSRKLQYGKVVAWQLDELRRRWDGLRAAAEEKGRQLFEANRSTLYAQSYGELESWLGQAKEELRATEQAKDLTATNLLLKRLMRLEEQVRARMKELEELGQQGPPPAGDVPDADGHEQRLQRRFLDLLEPLEKRRKELETAKAMYQLGRDLEDEKLWVQERLPLARSTEHGTDLPSVQRLAKRNETLQKELAGHAPRLAEVLSRGEAAAASGDELSPELEARVRELRGLWEMLQAEAAARHRRLREASEAQQYYLDASEAEAWISEQELFMGAEEKPKDEESGLVMLKRHVRQQRSIEDYGQTIKELAGRAQQLLSAGHPEGEQIIRLQGQVDKHYAGLKEVAEERRRRLENMSHLFQLKREVEDLEQWIAERDVVASSQEMGQDLDHATLLREKFREFARETGSVGQERVDRVNLAIEDLIDAGHAEAATMAEWKDGLNESWADLLELIDTRMQLLAASHDLHKYFYDGTELLALIAARRQELPQDLGEDAGTVEAFHRMHSAFERDLQLLETQVQQFRETATRLQTAYAGEKAAGIQEQEQEVARALRALLEACSGRRARLVDTADKHRFFGMARDLLSWMESTVRQIETQEKPRDVSSVELLMKYHQGIRAEVDARSKSFTTCIELGKKLLQRKHQDSPEIKAKLVELVENRRAMMEMWEQRWDRLRLLLEVCQFSRDASVAESWLMAQEPYLASSDYGQTVDAVEKLLKRHEAFEKSSATWEERIAALRKLTTLELLGGRTLSEGLARDGATRTEAPDYQLDLDGELEAGTKSLLACPTSSS; encoded by the exons ATGACCTCGGCGAATGACTAcgagcagctggagctgcagcagcattaCAGCCGCATCAACGTCCGCTGGGACGCGTCCGACGATGAGCTGGACAACGACAACAGCTCGGCACGGCTCTTCGAGCGCTCCCGCATCAAAGCCCTGGCAG ATGAGCGGGAGGCCGTGCAGAAGAAAACCTTCACCAAGTGGGTGAATTCACACTTGGCTCGCGTCACCTGCCGCATCTCGGACCTCTACATGGACCTTCGGGACGGGCGGGTGCTCATCAAGCTTCTGGAGGTGCTGTCAGGAGAGCTTCTG CCAAAGCCCACCAAGGGCCGGATGCGGATCCACTGCCTGGAGAACGTGGACAAGGCGCTGCAGTTCCTGAAGGAGCAGCGGGTGCACCTGGAAAACATGGGGTCCCACGACATCGTGGACGGCAACCACCGCCTCGTCCTTGGCCTCATCTGGACCATCATCCTCCGCTTCCAG ATCCAGGACATCATCATGCAGACGCAGGAGGGTGAGGAGACGCGCTCCGCCAGGGATGCGCTGCTGCTCTGGTGCCAGATGAAAACGGCGGG GTATTCCCATGTGAACGTCACCAACTTCACCTCAAGCTGGAAGGACGGGCTGGCTTTCAACGCCCTCATCCACAGGCACAG GCCTGAGCTATTTGACTTCCAAAACCTGACCAAATCCAACGCCCGGCACAACCTGGAGCACGCGTTCAGTGTGGCGGAGCGGCACCTGGGCATCACCCCGCTCCTCGACCCCGAAG ATGTGTTCACAGAGAACCCTGATGAGAAGTCCATCATCACCTACGTGGTGGCCTTCTACCACTACTTCTCCAAGATGAGGCTGCTGGAGGTGGAGGGCAGGCGTCTGGGCAAG GTCATTGAGCACGCCAAGGAGACAGAGCGGATGATCGAGGGCTATGGGGGGCTGGCCTCCACCCTGCTCACCTGGATCGAGCAGACTATCGCCTCCCTCAACAGCCGCAGCTTCGCCAACTCCTTGGCTGGGGTGCAACACCAGCTGCAAGCCTTCAGCACCTACCGCACTGTGGAGAAGCCCCCCAA GTTTCAGGAGAAGGGCAACCTGGAGGTGCTGCTCTTCACCATCCAGTCGCGGATGCGAGCCAACAACCAGCGTGTCTACACCCCACACGAGGGGCGTCTGGTCTCCGACATCAACCGG GCTTgggagcagctggagaaagcGGAGCATGAGCGGGAGCTGGCGCTGCGCACCGAGCTCATCCGGCAGGagaagctggagcagctggcaCGGCGCTTCGACCGCAAAGCGGCCATGCGGGAGGCCTGGCTGAGTGAGAACCAGCGCCTGGTGGCTCAG GACAACTTTGGCCAGGACCTGCCGGCAGTGGAAGCGGCCAAGAAGAAGCATGAGGCCATTGAGACGGACACGGCCGCCTACAAGGAGCGGGTGCAGGCCATCGAGGCGGTGGCGAAGGAGCTGGAGGTGGAAGGCTACCACGATATCCAGCGTATCAATGGGCGCAAGGACAATATCCTGCGGCTCTGGGAGcagctcctggagctgctggctgcccGGCGCCAGCGCCTGGAGATGAACCTTGTCCTGCAGTATCTCTTTCAAGAGATGCTCCACAGCATTGACTGGATGGATGAAGTCAAA GTGCGGCTGGGATCACCTGAATCGGGGAAGCACCTtctggaggcagaggagctgctgcagacTCACCAGCTGCTGGAGCGTGACATGGCTCTGCAGGCGGAGAAGACACGGGCCATCAGTGCTGCTGCCCTCCGCTTTGCTGACGCCGAGG GCTACCGTCCCTGCGACCCCAAGGTCATCCGGGACCGCGTGAGCCACCTGGAGCTGcgccagcaggagctgcaagTGCTGGCGTCCCAGAGGAGAGCCTTGCTGGAGCAGTCCCGGTCCCTCTGGACCTGCCTCTGGGAGCTGGATGAGGCAGAGAGCTGGATcaaggagcaggagcagctctACTCCTCCCTGGACTTCGGGAAGGACCTGCCgggtgtgctgctgctccagcgCCGGCACGCCGCCTTTGAGGCCGAGCTGCGGAGCCGGGGTGGCCGGCTGGAGCGGGCGCTGGCGGCGGGAGAGGGGCTGGTGGCGGCGGGCTGGGCGGCCGGCCGGCTGCGGGAACGGGGGGCAGCGGTGCGGGCGCTGTGGGcgcagctggaggagctggcggcTTTCCGCCAGCGTGGCTTGAGCGCATCTGAGGGCTTCTTCCAGTTCCAGGCAGAGGTGGAGGAGCTGGCGGAGGGGCTTCGGGATGCCCGCCGGCGGGCAGCCGCCGAGGAGCTGGGCCAGGACGAATACCGCACCCGCGCCTTGCTGCggcagcaccaggagctgctggaggagataGCGGCCGCCCAGGAGCAGCTGGATGGGCTTGCCCAGCAAGCCGAGGGCTTCTCCCCGGAGCTGCGGGCTGGCCCCGAGGCGCAGAGCCGGCTGGTGGCCCTGCGGGAGCTGCACGCCGATGTGGCCGCCCTGGCTGAGAGGCGGGGCCGCCAGCTGCAGGATGCTCTTGACCTCTACACTGTTTTTGGGGAGAGCGATGCCTGCCACCTCTGGATGGGGTCCAAGGAGAcctggctggggcagctggaggTCCCTCAGGTGCTGGAGGATCTGGATGTAGCACAGCACAG GCTGGatgggctggagcaggagacAGCTGCCGTGGCTTCCCAGATCGCCGCAGTCAACCAGGCAGCCGACGGGCTGCTCGCAAGCGGGcacccccgcagcccccaggtCCGGCAGTGCCAGGAGAAGCTCAACGAGAG GTGGGACCGATTCAGGGAGCTGGTGTCCAAGCGTCACCGAGCCGTGGGCTCGGCACTGCGCCTCCTCAACTACCGTCTGGAGTGCGAGGAGACTCGGCAATGGCTGCTGAGCAAAGCCCGGGCGGTCGAGGCCACTGCCGAGCTGGGCCGGGACCTGGCTGGCGTCTTGGCTACTCAACGCAAGCTCTACGGCATCGAGCGGGAGCTGGCGGTCGCCGAGGGCCGCTTGGCCACCCTGCGCTCCCAGGCTGACCGCCTGGCCGAGGAACGGCCCGAGGTGGCCCAGGAGGTGGCCGAGCGGCTGTCGGCTGTGACAgctgcctgggaggagctgcagaaggctttgcaggagcaggcagcctcTCTGGGGGAAGCCGGGCAGCTCCGGCGCTTCCTGCAGGACCTGGATGACTTCCAGGCGTGGCTTTTTGGTGCTCAGAAAGCCGTGGCGGCTGCTGATGAGGTGCCGGCTTCTCTGGCTGAGGCGGAGGACCTGCTGCAGCGGCACGAGGTCGCCCGGCGGGATGCGGAAGGGCATGCGGCCGCCTTCACCGCGTTGGTGGAGTCGGGAGAGCGGGTGGTGGGGGAACAGGCGGACCCCCAGTACGAGGGGCTGCGGCAGCGCCTGCGTGGCGTGGAGGCTGGATGGGCCGCCCTGGGTAGGATGGCAGAGGCCCGGCACGGCTTCCTTGTCCAGTGCCGTGGCTTCCAGGAGTTCCTCCGTGATGCCAAGCAAGCGGAGATCCTCCTCACCAATCAG GAGTACACACTAGCCCACCTGGAGCTGCCCACCACGCTGGAGGGCTCGGCCACCAACCTGCGCCGCTTCCAGGAGTTCTGCGCTGGCATGGAAAGCAGTGCGGAGAAGGTCCCCGAGGCGGTGGCCAGCGGCACCAAGCTGGTGGCCGAGGGAAACATCTTCTCTGAGAAGGTTGCCGAGAAGTGCCAGGCCCTCCAGGAGCG GCACGAGGCCGTCACTGCGAAGGCGGAGGAGGCAGCGACTTTGCTGCAGGACAACCATGAGCTGCAGACCTTCCTGCAGAACTGCCGGGAG CTCGACGCCTGGGTGGAGGAGAAGATGCTGACAGTACAGGATGCCTCCTATGGTGAAGCCCGTGGTCTCCACGGCAAGTGGCAGAAGCACCAGGCATTCATGGCTGAGCTGGCAGCCAACCAGGGCTGGCTGGAGAAGATCGAGATG gaggggaaggagctggTGAGCCGCAAGCTGCAGTACGGCAAGGTGGTGGCGTGGCAGCTGGACGAGCTGCGGAGGCGGTGGGACGGGCTGCGTGCCGCCGCTGAGGAGAAGGGCCGGCAGCTTTTTGAGGCAAATCGCTCAACGCTGTACGCCCAGAGCTATGGGGAGCTGGagagctggctggggcaggcGAAGGAGGAGCTGCGTGCCACCGAGCAGGCCAAGGACCTCACTGCCACCAACCTGCTGCTGAAGAGGCTGATG AGGCTGGAAGAGCAAGTGCGAGCACGGatgaaggagctggaggagctaGGGCAGCAGGGTCCCCCCCCTGCTGGGGATGTGCCGGATGCCGATGGGCATGAGCAGAGGCTCCAGCGGCGATTCCTTGACCTGCTGGAGCcactggagaagaggaggaaggagctggagaCTGCTAAGGCCATGTACCAGCTTGGACGGGATCTGGAGGATGAGAAG CTTTGGGTGCAGGAGCGGCTGCCCCTGGCAAGGTCGACGGAGCATGGCACCGACCTCCCGAGCGTGCAGCGCCTCGCCAAGAGGAATGAG ACgctgcagaaggagctggcGGGCCATGCCCCCCGCCTGGCCGAGGTGCTGAGCCGgggcgaggcggcggcggcgagcggcGATGAGCTGAGCCCGGAGCTGGAGGCACGGGTGCGGGAGCTGCGGGGGCtgtgggagatgctgcaggCGGAGGCGGCCGCCCGGCACCGGCGCCTGCGGGAGGCCAGCGAGGCTCAGCAGTACTACCTGGATGCCAGCGAAGCCGAGGCCTGGATCAGCGAGCAGGAGCTCTTCATGGGAGCTGAGGAGAAGCCAAAG GACGAGGAGAGCGGCTTGGTGATGCTGAAGAGACACGTCCGGCAGCAGCGATCCATCGAGGACTACGGCCAAACCATCAAGGAGTTGGCAGGGAGGGCTCAGCAGCTGCTCTCTGCCGGCCACCCTGAGGG GGAGCAGATCATCCGGCTGCAGGGCCAGGTGGACAAGCACTACGCGGGGCTGAAGGAGGTGGCTGAGGAGCGCCGCCGGCGCCTGGAGAACATGTCCCACCTCTTCCAGCTGAAGCGGGAGGTGGAGGACCTGGAGCAGTGGATCGCCGAGCGCGACGTGGTTGCCTCCTCCCAGGAGATGGGGCAGGACCTGGACCACGCCACG CTCCTGCGAGAGAAGTTTCGGGAGTTTGCGCGGGAGACGGGCAGCGTGGGGCAGGAACGTGTAGACCGGGTGAACCTGGCCATTGAAGACCTTATTGATGCGGGGCATGCAGAGGCAGCCACCATGGCCGAGTGGAAGGACGGGCTGAATGAGAGCTGGGCTGACCTCCTGGAGCTGATTGACACCCGCATGCAGCTCCTCGCCGCCTCCCATGATCTTCACAAATACTTCTATGATGGCACTGAGCTGCTGGCCCTCATTGCCGCCCGGCGCCAGGAGCTACCCCAGGACCTGGGTGAGGATGCTGGCACGGTGGAGGCTTTCCACCGCATGCACAGCGCCTTCGAGCGTGacctccagctgctggagaCACAG GTGCAGCAGTTTCGGGAGACGGCGACGCGCCTGCAGACCGCCTACGCCGGGGAGAAGGCGGCCGGCAtccaggagcaggagcaggaggtggcGCGAGCCCTGCGGGCGCTGCTGGAGGCGTGCAGCGGCCGCCGGGCCCGGCTGGTGGACACAGCCGATAAGCATCGCTTCTTTGGCATGGCACGGGACCTGCTCTCATGGATGGAGAGCACCGTCCGGCAGATTGAGACGCAGGAGAAACCCAG GGACGTCTCCTCAGTGGAGCTGCTCATGAAGTACCACCAAGGCATTAGGGCTGAGGTAGACGCCCGGAGCAAGAGCTTCACCACCTGCATTGAGCTGGGCAAGAAGCTGCTGCAGCGCAAGCACCAGGACTCGCCGGAG ATCAAGGCAAAGCTGGTGGAGCTGGTAGAGAACAGGAGGGCCATGATGGAGATGTGGGAGCAGCGCTGGGACAGGCTGCGGCTGC TGCTGGAGGTGTGCCAGTTCTCCCGGGACGCCTCGGTGGCCGAGTCGTGGCTCATGGCACAGGAACCCTACCTGGCCAGCAGTGATTATGGGCAGACAGTGGACGCAGTGGAGAAGTTGCTCAAGCGGCACGAGGCTTTTGAGAAGTCCTCGGCCACCTGGGAGGAGCGCATTGCCGCCCTGAGGAAGCTGACGACG CTGGAGCTCCTGGGCGGGCGGACACTGAGCGAGGGGCTGGCGCGGGACGGGGCAACGCGCACCGAGGCTCCTGACTACCAACTGGATCTGGACGGGGAGCTGGAGGCCGG cacaaaAAGTCTCCTCGCATGTCCCACAAGCTCCTCGTAG